The Pseudoxanthomonas suwonensis sequence GTGCGCGTGGTCGCCACGTTCTCCGAGGACAGCCATCCGCCGATCGTCTACCCGGTGGCGGCGCTGCGCGGTGCGCCGGAGCCGGCGCGCGACTTCGTGCGCTGGCTGGCCTCGCCGCCGGCGCGCGCGATCTTCACCCAGCGCGGCTTCGACGTGCTCGACTGAGGCGGCGGCGTGGCGACGACGTGGTTCTCGCCCGAGGAACTGACCGCCATCGGGCTCAGCCTGAAGGTGGCCACGGTCGCCGCGCTGGCCAGCCTGCCGTTCGGCGTGGCCGTGGCCTGGTTGCTGGCGCGGCGCCGCTTTCCCGGCAAGGCGCTGCTCGACGCGCTGGTGCACCTGCCGCTGGTGCTGCCGCCGGTGGTGATGGGCTTCGCCCTGCTGGTGCTGTTCGGCAACCAGGGACCGATCGGGCGCTGGCTGTATGACACCCTGGGGATCACCCTCGCCTTCCGCTGGACCGGCGCCGCGCTGGCCTGCGCGGTGATGGGCTTCCCGCTGATGGTGCGGGCGATCCGGCTGTCGATCGAGAACGTGGACCGCCGGCTCGAGCAGGCCGCCGCCACGCTCGGCGCCGCGCCGTGGCGCGTGTTCCTCACCATCACCCTGCCGCTGGCCTGGCCCGGCCTGGTCGCCGGCGCGGCGCTGGCCTTCGCCAAGGCGCTGGGCGAGTTCGGCGCGACCATCACCTTCGTCTCCGCCATCCCCGGCGAAACCCAGACCCTGTCGGCGGCGATCTACGGCCTGCTGCAGGTGCCCGGCGGCGAGGCCGGCATCTGGCGGCTGGCGGTGGTGTCGTTGTTCATCTCGCTCGGCGCGTTGCTGCTGTCGGAATGGCTGGTGCGGCGGCAGCGCAGCGCGGAGGAGGAGGAATGAGGCCGCTGCTTCCCATGTCCGGGCACCGCCGCGCCCGATGCGTCGTTGCGCCTGCCGGCGTCCGTCGGATCGTCGCCGGTCGCGGTGCTTCGGGATCGGGCATGACCGCCAGCGGAGTCGGCGCGTGCTGAGCCTGGACCTGCAGCTGCGCCGCGGCGGTTTCCGCCGCCACGTGCGCATCGAGGAGCAGGCGCGCGTGGTCGCGCTGGCCGGACCCTCGGGAGCGGGCAAGACCACCGTGCTCAACGCCATCGCCGGCCTGGTGCGGCCGGAATCCGGGCACATCCGCATCGACGACCGTGTGTTGTACGACAGTGCACGCGGCATCGACGTGCCCGCCCACCGCCGCCGGATCGGCTACGTGTTCCAGGACGCGCGCCTGTTCCCGCACCTGGACGTGCGCCGCAACCTGCGCTACGGCCGCCATGGCGACGCCCAGGCCCGCTTCGGCTTCGACGCGGTGGTGGAACTGCTCGGCATCGGCCACCTGCTGGCGCGGCGCACCGCCAACCTGTCCGGCGGCGAGGCGCAGCGCGTGGCGATCGGCCGCGCGCTTCTGTCGCAGCCGGCGATCCTGCTGTTCGACGAACCGCTCACCGCGCTGGACCCGGCGCGCCGCGAGGAACTGATCCCCTACCTGCAGCGCGTGCGCGACGAGGTGCGCCTGCCGATGCTCTATGTCAGCCATCATCCCGACGAGGTGCGGCGGCTGGCCGACGTGGTGCACGTACTGGATTGACGTGGCCTTGCCTGCCACCGGCGCAGGCTGGAAGTTCCGCTCGGACGTGCACTATCGCGGCGAAGGCCGCTTCATGGTCGCCGGCAAGGGAAGTGTCGCGGCGACGGCTATTCTGCCCGGGACATGCTGGAGCAGTGAGCGGCACACCGCATCCGGCCGCCCCCCGGTGGGCGACGGCCGCCGCCGCTGGCATGATCGCGCCGCGGATTTCGATGGAGCAGGCACATGGTTGTCGAGAGCGGCGCGCGCAGACGGTACCCGGCCCTGTTGTGCCTGTTGGCGATGGCGTGCGGCGCAGCCCCGCACGCGACCATGGCGGCCGGTGGCGACGGCCTGGAAGACGCGCGTGCGCCTTACGCCTCCGCCCACGAGAACGAGGGCATGGACTGCGCGACCTCGCCTCCCGCCACGGCGGTGCAGGCGAACCTGCCGGACCCGTTCGCCGGCCCCGACGGCACCCGGATCGCGGCCCGCGAGCAGTGGCGCTGCCAGCGCCAGCAAACGCTGCGGACGCTGGAAGATCAGGTATACGGGCGGAAGGGAACGGCTCCGGACAGCGTGACCGGCAACGTATACCCCGATCGCATCGACGTGACCGTGGACTACCGTGGCAGGCGCGAGACCTTCAGCGCCGTGCTGCACCTGCCTGACGGCCCCGGGCCGCATCCGGCGATCGTGGTAGTGGGTGGGATCGGCGGCATCGACCCGCGGCTGCTGGCCAGCGAAGGCGTGGCGCGGATCGACTACCTGCCGACCGCGATCGGCGCCGAGACCGGCAGCGGACGCGCAAGACGAGGCGCGTTCTTCGACCTGTACGGAGACGAGGTGCGGTCGACGGGCACGCTGATGGCCTGGGCCTGGGGCATCAGCCGCCTGCTCGACGTCATCGCGCAATCGGACCAGCGCCTGCTGCGCGCCGATGCGGTCGCGGTCGCCGGATGTTCGCGATTCGGCAAGGGCGCGCTCGCGGCCGGGGCGTTCGACCAGCGGGTGGCGCTGACCATGCCCATCGAATCCGGATCCGGCGGCGTGCCGGTCTGGCGCGGGGTGGCCGGCACCGGCGCGCAGCCCCCGCACAGCGCCTATGGCGAACAGCCCTGGCTGGGCGACGCGTTCGGCGCTTTCGCCGAAGCGGTGGACACGCTGGCGACCGACCAGCACCAGGTCGTGGGCCTGGTCGCGCCACGCGGCCTGCTGGTCCTGGACAATCCGCACATCGACTGGCTCGGCGCACGCGCCGGCCACCTCGGCGCGCTGGCGGGCGCCGAGATCTACCGGGCGCTCGGCGCCGCCGGCAACCTCGGCTACCACTCCGCGGTCGCGGATCCGAAGCATTGCGCATGGCGCGGCGAATGGGACGCGCCGGCACGTGACGCGATTCGCCGGCACCTGCGCCAGGCCGGTGCCGACGATCTGTCGATCATCGCCAGCGATACGGACTCCGTCCGGCTGGAGGATCACCGCGATTGGGATACGCCGCCTCTGCGGTGACGCCCCGTGGGCGGCGCGCATGACGCAGCCATCCACCCACAGACCACGCCCATCCGCGGCAACACCCTCGTTTCCGATCCCCGCACCGCGCATCCCCCGTCACCTCGCCTCCCACGCTCCTGTCAACATCCCCTCACGGCCGCGGCCACGCCATGGCTTAAGCTGCCGCCATGGCCAGGCACTTCACCGACTTGGAGGCGGCCCTGGAGCACGTGCTCGCCCGGTTGCCGCCGGACCTGCGCGTCGGCGCGCCGCTGGGGCTGGGCAAGCCGCACCGCCTGCTCAACGCGCTGTACGCGCGCATCGAGGACGACCCGGCGCGGCCGCTGCGCCTGTACACCGCGCTGTCGCTGGACCCGCCCGTGCCGGGCAAGGGCCTGCAGGCGCGCTTCCTGGAGCCGTTCCTGCAGCGCCACTTCGGCGACGACTTCCCGCGCCTGGCCTACGTGCAGGCGATGAAGCGCGATGCGCTGCCGGGCCACGTCGAGGTCGAGGAGTTCTACCTGCAGTCCGGCGCGCTGCTCGGCTCGGCGCAGATCCAGCAGCGCTACGCCAGCCTCAACTACACCCACGTCGCCGACGCGCTGGCCCACCGCGAACTCAACCTGATCGTGCAGAAGATGGCGCGCGAGCCCGACGGCGAACGGCTGTCGTTCTCCTGCAACAACGACATCACCCAGGACACCGTCGACGCGCACCGGGCGCGCGGCCTGCCGCGGCCGCTGCTGGTGGCCGAGATCGACCCGCGGCTGCCCTGGCTGGGCGGCACCGCGCTGGCGCCGGACGGCTTCTTCGACGTGGTGGTCGAGCCGCCTGGCCCGCACCCGCGCCTGTTCGGCCTGCCGCGGCAGCCGGTGGCCGACGCCGACTACGCCATCGGCCTGTACGCCAGCGCGCTGGTGCGCGACGGCGGCACCCTGCAGATCGGCATCGGCGCGCTGGCCGACGCGCTGTGCCACGCGCTGGTGCTGCGGCACGCCGACAACGCGCGCTACCGCCGGGCGCTGGCGGCGCTGGACCCTGAACTGGAACGACATCCTGCGGTACTGGAGAGCGGCGGCCTGGACCCTTTCGAGACCGGCCTGTACGGCTGCAGCGAGATGATCAACGAGGGCTTCAAGCACCTGGTCGAGGCCGGCGTGATCCGGCGCAAGGTGGTCGACGACCCGGCGCTGATGCAGCGGCTGGCCGACGGCACCGCCAACCTCGGTGACCAGGCACGGCTGCAGCGCGACGGCGAATACCTGCATGGCGCGTTCTACCTGGGCTCGCCTGACTTCTATGCCTGGCTGCGCGGCCTGCCGGAGGAGCAGTGCCGCGCCATCGGCATGCGCCGGATCCGCGAGATCAACCAGCTGTACGGCAACGACGAAGGCCTGGAGCGCCTGCAGCGCCGCGAGGCGCGCTTCTTCAACAGCTGCATGATGGCCACCGCGCTGGGCGCGGCGGTGTCCGACGCGCTGGAGGACGGGCGCGTGGTCTCCGGCGTCGGCGGCCAGTACAACTTCGTGGCCATGGCCCATGCGCTGCCGGACGCGCGCTCTGCGCTGATGTTCCGCGCGGTGCGCGAGTCGGGCGGCCGGACGGAATCCAACGTGCGCTGGAACTACGGCCACGCCACCATCCCGCGCCACCTGCGCGACCTGTACGTGAACGAATACGGTATCGCCGACCTGCGCCACCGCAGCGACGAGGACTGCGTGGTGGCGATGGCCGGCATCGCCGACGCGCGCTTCCGCCGGCAGCTGCTCGACGAGGCCACCGCCAACGGCAAGCTCCGCAAGGACTTCGCCGCGCCCGCGCACTGGGAACGGAACACGCCGCAGCGGCTGGCCGAGTCGCTAGCGCCGTTCCGCGCCGACGGCACCTTGCCCGACTATCCGCTGGGCAGCGATTTCACTCCGGTCGAGCAGCGGCTGGTGCGCGCGCTGGCGTGGCTGCAGGCGCGCACCGGCTCGCGCGCGGCGAAACTGCGCACGGTGCTGCAGGCCCTGGCCGCGCCGCCGGCCGCCGACCCCGAGGCCATGCAGCGCATGCAGCTGCAGGCGCCGCGCGGCGCGGACGACTGGCTGCAGGCGCGGCTGCTGCGACTGGCGCTGGCCGGCAGCCGCCGCGAAACCGGCTGAAACGGCGGCCGGCGGGAATCCCGCGGCGCAGGCGGGGCGACTTGGGCTTCATCGGAATTGTGCCGGAACCTGCGACTTCGACCCGCTTCGCGACGGACAGCTCTCACCTCGCATCCTCCTATAGCCGTCATTCCCGCGCAGGCGGGAATCCAGTGACTTTGCTTCCAGGAGTCCGCCTTGCGGGCGACACCGCGTCGGGACTACTACCTGGCTTTTGCGGCTTGGAGCAAGAGCGCTGGCTCCGGAGGGGGCCGCCGTGTCCTGGGGTTCTGGCGCATCGCTCCACTCCGGCGTCCTGCCTCCGAGTCGCGAACGCAGCACATCCATGTGCTGCTTGCGCCAGAACCCCAGGACACGGCGGCCTCGGATGCTTTGGGATCGCAACTTCGATCGAACCAGCAAAGACTAAGGCACCCCTCCCCAGCCCTACCCTTTGCCTGCGGCGAAGCTTTTGCCCCCTCTCCTCCGCTTTCGGGGCAGAGGGCTGGGGTCAGGGGAAAGCGCCAGCGGCGCGTCACGCCACACCGATTCCGCTGAATGGCGCCGGCGCGTCTTCACGCCGGGTCGGCGCGCGCCTGCGCAGCTTGGCGGCACGTTCATCCGGAGTCCGCCATGCCACTCTGCCGGTACGCCTTCGTCCTGTTCTTGTCTTTCGCCGCGGCGGCAGCCTGGGCCGCACCTCCACCGCCGGCTCCCTCCGCGGCGCCGACACTGGCCGCCGCCGCGGACGACCGCAGCGTGCGCGAGGGCGAAGGCGCCCTGCTGCGCCTGCAGGTGCTGCTGGATCGTGCGCGCTTCTCCCCCGGCGAGATCGACGCGATGGCCGGCTCCAACCAGCGGCGCGCGTTGCGCGGCTTCCAGGCCGCGCACGACCTGCCCGTCACCGGCGAGCCGGACGAGGCGACCTGGGAAGCGCTGGAACGCGACACCGCGCCGGTCCTGGACGAGCACACGCTTACCGAGGCCGACATCGCCGGCCCGTATGCCGAATTGCCAAACGACATGCTGGAGAAGGCGCGGCTCGACGCGCTCGGCTACGCGTCGCTGGCCGAAGCGCTCGGCGAACGCTTCCACGCCAGTCCGGAACTGCTGCGCCGGCTCAATCCGGACGCGGATTTCGGACGCGCCGGCAGCGTGCTCAAGGTGCCGGCGGTGCGCGCCGCGCCGCCGGAGGGCAAGGCGGCGCAACTGGTGGTCGACCGCACCGAATCGGTGCTGCGCCTGCTCGACGGCGACGGCCGGATCCTGGCCCAGTATCCCGCCTCCACCGGCAGCGAACGCGATCCACTTCCGGTGGGCGAGTGGAAGATCCTGGCGGTGGTGCGCGATCCCACCTTCCACTACAACCCGGACCTGTTCTGGGACGCCGACCCTACCCATGGCAAGGCCACGCTGGCCCCGGGACCTAACAACCCGGTCGGGCCGGTGTGGATCGACCTGTCCAAGCCGCACTACGGCATCCACGGCACGCCGGAGCCGCGCGGAGTGGGCAAGCGGCAGTCCCACGGCTGCATCCGCCTGACCAACTGGGACGCGCTGGACGTGGCCGCGGCGGTGGATGCGAGCGTGCCGGTGATCCTGCAGGAATGAGCCGCGCCGCCGAGATGCGCAAAGGAGCGGATGGATGAAGCTGCTGCTGGCCCTGATGCTGTGCGTGCTCGCGGCGCTGGGCGTGCTGGTGTTCTTCGGCGCCGACGGCGAGTCGCTGGCGCTGGTCCGGGTTGTGCC is a genomic window containing:
- the modB gene encoding molybdate ABC transporter permease subunit — encoded protein: MATTWFSPEELTAIGLSLKVATVAALASLPFGVAVAWLLARRRFPGKALLDALVHLPLVLPPVVMGFALLVLFGNQGPIGRWLYDTLGITLAFRWTGAALACAVMGFPLMVRAIRLSIENVDRRLEQAAATLGAAPWRVFLTITLPLAWPGLVAGAALAFAKALGEFGATITFVSAIPGETQTLSAAIYGLLQVPGGEAGIWRLAVVSLFISLGALLLSEWLVRRQRSAEEEE
- the modC gene encoding molybdenum ABC transporter ATP-binding protein, which encodes MLSLDLQLRRGGFRRHVRIEEQARVVALAGPSGAGKTTVLNAIAGLVRPESGHIRIDDRVLYDSARGIDVPAHRRRIGYVFQDARLFPHLDVRRNLRYGRHGDAQARFGFDAVVELLGIGHLLARRTANLSGGEAQRVAIGRALLSQPAILLFDEPLTALDPARREELIPYLQRVRDEVRLPMLYVSHHPDEVRRLADVVHVLD
- a CDS encoding topoisomerase, whose translation is MVVESGARRRYPALLCLLAMACGAAPHATMAAGGDGLEDARAPYASAHENEGMDCATSPPATAVQANLPDPFAGPDGTRIAAREQWRCQRQQTLRTLEDQVYGRKGTAPDSVTGNVYPDRIDVTVDYRGRRETFSAVLHLPDGPGPHPAIVVVGGIGGIDPRLLASEGVARIDYLPTAIGAETGSGRARRGAFFDLYGDEVRSTGTLMAWAWGISRLLDVIAQSDQRLLRADAVAVAGCSRFGKGALAAGAFDQRVALTMPIESGSGGVPVWRGVAGTGAQPPHSAYGEQPWLGDAFGAFAEAVDTLATDQHQVVGLVAPRGLLVLDNPHIDWLGARAGHLGALAGAEIYRALGAAGNLGYHSAVADPKHCAWRGEWDAPARDAIRRHLRQAGADDLSIIASDTDSVRLEDHRDWDTPPLR
- a CDS encoding acetyl-CoA hydrolase/transferase C-terminal domain-containing protein encodes the protein MARHFTDLEAALEHVLARLPPDLRVGAPLGLGKPHRLLNALYARIEDDPARPLRLYTALSLDPPVPGKGLQARFLEPFLQRHFGDDFPRLAYVQAMKRDALPGHVEVEEFYLQSGALLGSAQIQQRYASLNYTHVADALAHRELNLIVQKMAREPDGERLSFSCNNDITQDTVDAHRARGLPRPLLVAEIDPRLPWLGGTALAPDGFFDVVVEPPGPHPRLFGLPRQPVADADYAIGLYASALVRDGGTLQIGIGALADALCHALVLRHADNARYRRALAALDPELERHPAVLESGGLDPFETGLYGCSEMINEGFKHLVEAGVIRRKVVDDPALMQRLADGTANLGDQARLQRDGEYLHGAFYLGSPDFYAWLRGLPEEQCRAIGMRRIREINQLYGNDEGLERLQRREARFFNSCMMATALGAAVSDALEDGRVVSGVGGQYNFVAMAHALPDARSALMFRAVRESGGRTESNVRWNYGHATIPRHLRDLYVNEYGIADLRHRSDEDCVVAMAGIADARFRRQLLDEATANGKLRKDFAAPAHWERNTPQRLAESLAPFRADGTLPDYPLGSDFTPVEQRLVRALAWLQARTGSRAAKLRTVLQALAAPPAADPEAMQRMQLQAPRGADDWLQARLLRLALAGSRRETG
- a CDS encoding L,D-transpeptidase family protein; amino-acid sequence: MPLCRYAFVLFLSFAAAAAWAAPPPPAPSAAPTLAAAADDRSVREGEGALLRLQVLLDRARFSPGEIDAMAGSNQRRALRGFQAAHDLPVTGEPDEATWEALERDTAPVLDEHTLTEADIAGPYAELPNDMLEKARLDALGYASLAEALGERFHASPELLRRLNPDADFGRAGSVLKVPAVRAAPPEGKAAQLVVDRTESVLRLLDGDGRILAQYPASTGSERDPLPVGEWKILAVVRDPTFHYNPDLFWDADPTHGKATLAPGPNNPVGPVWIDLSKPHYGIHGTPEPRGVGKRQSHGCIRLTNWDALDVAAAVDASVPVILQE